The nucleotide sequence TGAAAAGGAAGCTTCTGAGATGGTCCAACAAACAACTGCCACCTATTACAACACGGAATCACGTAATCCATGGACTTCTTCTATTCAACCGCTTACAGATATGCACCTTGGTGAGGCAATGGATATTGGAGAATGGAGCGCGCACAGTGATACGGAGACCTTGTTACTCATGGGAGCAATCGGGGTAATTATTCTTTGTCTGGGCAGCTTCAATTTCACGAACATGATAACTGCTCAGGCCGGTCAAAGGATCAAAGAAGTTGGAGTGAGGAAGGTTTTGGGTAGCCATAGAAGAAACATTGCTCAACAGACTTTTTTTGAAACAATGACTTTTGTATTTATCTCTGGCGTGTTTTCTGTCATTTTGATTTATCTGTTGCTTCCAAGATTAGGAAGGATCACGTCTCATGATTATCGAATAAATGAATTGTTAGCTCCTGAATTCTATATTCCTTTCTTGATCCTATTGATCATCGTAACGATAATTTCAGGAGCTTACCCGGCTCTCTACATTTCTCGAATTAAATCTATCCAGTTGATGAAACAAACAGCATCAGAAGGAGGAGGCAAGATGAGAAATGTATTGGTTACAGCGCAATTTGCTATTACTACAGCACTAATTATTTGTACATGCATTGTTCATTTACAGCTCCAGTATTTAAAGAATAAAAAACTAGGGTTTGACCATTCGGTTATCGTAAACATGCCCATACATAATGATGAAGCAGTAATTCCTAAGATCAATACGTTTCGCAATGAACTTGCCTCGTTTTCAGGGATTCGTAATGTGACAGCAGCATCTCACGAGATGCTGACAGATTATACTTACATCACTGAATTTGCTGTTGAAGGAATTGAAGATCCTCTACTATGGGAAAGATATACAGTTGAGCAGGATTACATTTCCACTTTTGATTTAGAAATTGTAGCTGGTAGAGAATTTGATAGAAATATTCAATCTGATTCATCTTCATTTATTCTGAATGAAAGTGCTGTTCAAGCATTAGGCTTCATGGCTGATGAAGCTATTGGTAAAACGATCACAGATGTGAGTTTGGATAAGTCAGGGAAGATAGTGGGAGTAGTTAGAGATTTTCATTTCAGGTCACTTCACCATGATATCCTTCCTTTTGTTATGTATGTAAACTGGGATCGCCTAGATTATATCTCAGTAAGACTTGCTTCTCAAAATTTTCAAGAAAGCATCAATCATCTAGAAAGTACCTGGAGCAGAGTGTTTGGAGAAAGTGTCCCTTTCTTCTTCAATTACCTTGATCAACAGGCTACTGCTATGTATGAGAAAGAGGATAATGAAATGCAGCTGTTTAGCATTTTTAGTATGATTTCAATTGTACTTGGTGGATTAGGTTTATTCGGGTTTGTATTATTTACAACAGAGCGAAAATCTAAAGAGATAGGTCTAAGGAAAGTTCTTGGAGCTAGCACATGGCAAGTAATTGCTTTGATAAATAAAAGTTTTGCAAAAATTCTATGTTTTGCATTTGTAATGGCTACTCCTATTACCTTTTTTCTGATGAGTAGATGGCTAAAAGATTTTGCTTATCGAATCAATCAACCTGTTTGGGTCTATTTAGTTACAGCAATCGCCATCCTGTTCATTGCAGGGATCACGGTGAGTAGAACTACTTGGAAAGCTGCGGCTGCAAATCCTGTTGATGCAATTAAAAGCGAATGAGGGAGGAGTACTAAAACCTTTTTTGCAATTCCATTTCATTCAAGAAGTTGATCAGACAGTAAATATTCTTGACCAGTTCTTTTTGGTTAGGAAGATTCACCTCCTCATTAGAAGAAAGGTGTAGAAAAAAGAGGTCCTCCAAGCTTCTACGAAGGACATTTGGTGGAGCAAATAGGAATAGATCCTTCAGTTCATTGATTGTTTTTTGATCTAGTTCAAATTGATCGAGTGGATTCATGCTAATTTTTTGAGAGTTGGTCAATTTTGGTGGTCATTTCATGAAGTAATTTTGAATACTCTTCAGCCATTTTTTTGATGTCAGGATTGTTTCGTTTGCCTTTGCAGACCTTTCGGATATAGTCAAGTGTATATTCCGTTCCGAATTTCTTCATTAGCAATTTTTGAATTTTCCTAAAGTCAGACTCGACAAGTTCATGTGTATTTACCTGTGTTTTCGACATATTTGTCTAAGACTTTAATACAAATATTGTAGTTATTATCTACAATAAAAACAATTAACTACAATTAATCTACAAAATTGAGCGTATTTAACTACAATCTTCGTTTTGTGTGTAAAAAAATGGGATTAAGCCAGCAGCGTCTGGCCGATCTCATGGATATCAAGCGCGGAAAAGTGGCTGGGTACTTTTATGAAACTCAGGCAAAGCCGGAGTTTTATGAAAAGTTAGGGGAGAAGTTCCAATTGAATATTGGCAAATTTCTGACTGTAGAGATGAGCGATGATAATTATGATTCATTCTTCACCGGAGCTAGCGTAGACAATCATACGGATGGAGTGGCAGAAAGTCCAGGAGAATATCAGAAAAAGTCAAAAGTTTTGGATCTATTGATTCAAGTCAAAAACTCAGAGGATTTGAGCGAAAGAGATCAGCTGTTGGATGAGATAATTAAATTATATGGTAAGGTCTTGGATGAGAATAGTAAGCTTAAAGATGCCAATAGTGAGTTAAAAGATAGGTTGTTGGAAATGGCTAAAAAACTCATTAGAAACTAAATTTGTATCTGAAACGTTTGTTTCAATTATGCCTAAGTCAGTTCTTTTTGATAAAGCCAATGTCATGAGCAAAGTGACAGACCTTTTCTGGAGGAAAGGATACAATGGCACGTCTATGCAAGACTTGGTCGATGTAACAGGCTTAAACCGGTCAAGTTTTTACAATTCATTTGGTGATAAGTTCTCCTTGTTTGAAGAGTCTTTGAAATACTATCAAGAGATTCAAATGAAAAATCTAAATGAGACTTTTTCTGAGGCAAAGTCTCCTAAAGAAGCGATCATATCATTATTTGAAGGTATTCAAGAGGAAGTCACATCAGGTAAGGAGAATAAAGGTTGCTTCCTATCTAATTGTACTTCTGAGCTTAGCATTGAAAACCAGACCATAAGAAACTTCCTCATTGACAATAAAGATCAGGTTGTTAATTCTTTCAAAACCTTGATTGAGCAAGCGCAAGAAGAAGGAGAGATTAATTTTTCTAAAAATGCAGATACGTTAGCTTTATATCTCTTTTCTAGCTTACACGGTCTTCGAATTACCTCTATGATTGATCCTGATATTCAGGGAGTTACTGAAGAAATTCTGAATTCTCTATAATTTTTCCAATTTATTTGGAACGATTGTTTCATATATTCGTTATTTGAACTGATCATTTCAAATAAAATATTTTTAAAAATTATCATGGGAAAATTAGATGGAAAAGTAGCCCTGATCACGGGCGCAAATAGCGGTATCGGATTGGCTACCGCAAAGCAATTCATAAATGAAGGTGCTAAGGTGGTTATCACTGGCAGACGTCAGGAAGCATTAGATGAAGCAGTAAAAGAAATCGGAGGAGGTGTAAAAGCTATTCTGGCAGATGCTGCTGATATTTCTAAGACGAAAGAAGTAGTAGAGCAGACCGTTGCAGCATTCGGAAAAATTGACATTTTGTTTGTGAATGCTGGAGTGGCTTATTTCTCTCCTCACATAGAAATTACAGAGGAATTTTTTGATTCTCAATTCAATACCAATGTGAAGGGTCCATTTTTTTTAATTAAAGAAGCAATTCCGCATTTAAATGATGGAGGGGTCATCATCGGTAATACTTCTATCGTAGGACAAAAAGGGTTTGATGGGACGAGTGTTTACTCTGCTACAAAAGCGGCATTCAGATCTTTGTCCAGAGTACTAGCAAGCGAGTTGAAAGAAAGAAAAATCAGAACGGTGAGTGTCGCTCCTGGTCCGATAGAAACACCGATTTATGGTAAGTTGGGTATGCCACAAGAGGCAGTTGAAGAAATGGGAGCAGGGTTTGCAAGTCAGGTACCACTGGGCAGATTTGGTTCCGCTGATGAATTAGCGAAAGCTGTATTATTTCTTGCTTCTGATGATGCTTCCTACATTAATGGAGTGGAGCTGGAAGTAGATGGTGGCTTGAGTCAGGTTTAAGGGTAACGTATTTTCAAAACCATTTACCAGAAGTAGATGGTTTTTTTGTGTGATTGTCATTTATGCAACTAAAAAGTTGCATATTTAAAATCATAATATATATTTGCAACTATATGGTTGCGTAATTAAATTTACTATTAGGATGAAATGATCATGAAACGAGTGGCAACCAAAGTATATAACGCTCATACTCATGTGAATTCTTTAAAACAAACTACACACATGAAAGACAGTATTCAAAAAGAAAAAGTATTTGGTCATTCTATTGATAAAGTATGGAAGGCGATTTCAGTTGGCGAAGAAATTTCCAAATGGTTCATCAGCGCTGACTTTAAGCCAGAGGTAGGCTATGAATATACCTTCACAGCATCGGAAGAACATGGATGTACGGTTGTGAAAGGGAAAATCTTAGAAGCATCGCCCTACATCCTGAAGTATAGCTGGAAAGTAGAAGGAGCCCCAGTAGAAACAACTGTTCAGTGGACACTTGAGAAACAGAGCAATGGTACTAAATTGACCCTTGAACATTACGGGATATCAAAATTTGAAGGTGAAACTGCAGTAGAAATGTTCAATCACTTTAGTGCTGGGTGGGATGCCTGCATGGAAGGACTAACAAAATATTTTAATGAAGAAATTGCACAACCCGCTCATTAATCAAATCTTTAAAGCTATAGCTGATCCCACGAGGCGTGAAATATTTCATGCACTCGTGGTGGCCAGTGTGGCTATGCCCATTACACAAATATCTGAGCAATTTGATATTAGTCGTCAAGGAGTGACTAAGCATATTAAGACGCTAGAGGAAGCTGGCTTGATTACGATTAATACAAAAGGTAGAGAACGTTTCTGCCTTGCGGATCCAAAACCCTTGAAGATGATATATGATTGGGTAGGATTCTATGATAAATTCTGGGATGATGCGCTTGGTCGTTTAGGAAATCACTTGGATAAGGTGTGATCATTAGATCAGGTTTGATAAAATAAACGAGTTAAATTAAAATCCCCTACAAATTGTAGAGGATTTAAAACTACCTGGAGAATCTTAATTACAGATTATCTGATCACCACATCCACCTACTGGATCGTCAGGACCAGGACCAGGACCAGGACCAGGACCGGGACCAGGACCAGAAGGTCCTTCACCTATGAATGCACAAAAGGTAGCATAGCCATATTTATATCCAAACTCACAAACCTCCAGGTTAAACCCTTCCTTTATACCAGTATGAAAGGCTCGAGTAGCACCAGAAGTGGAGCTAATGAGTTCATCAAGATTTGCATTATAATCTATGATGAATTGATTCATTGTATTCAACTGTGATGGAGTTGTATAATAACATAATCCATTTTCGTTTTCGACTTGAAAAAGTGATCCTTCTAAGCAATTACCCTCATAAAAAGTGTCATCGATTAGATTTTGGCCATCACTTTGACCTGTTGTGAATCCCCTATTATAATCTGCTTGAAAAATCCTTAAGATTGAGCCAGCAATATCTTGAGATGCTACTGAACTAGTTTCAAATGGCGTTAACTCCACCTCCTCATAAGAATCATTACATGAGTAGATGAATGCAGCTAATAATGTTAGAATTAATAGTTTTCTCATTGTTTTACATTTAATTAATAATTTGTTTTAGATTTTACTGCTAGCATTGTCTCTTTATTTCTTCATCAAAGAATTCGTTACCCTGTGTTGAAAAAAAGTTTTCGAAATGATATTCATGAGTTAATGAAGGATGATAAATTCCTGAAGAACCTTCATCATAAGCTGTTGCCTCTGCTCACATCACATGTGTATCGGAATGGAGGTAACATAGAGGAGGCAAAAGACCTATTACAAGATTCCTTAATAGTTCTTTTCCGATCTTCTAAGGCATCTGACTTTCAATTAACCTCGTCGATAGAAACGTACGTCTTTGGAATTGCAAAGCGCAAATGGCTAGCAGAATTGAGGAAAAAAAGAAACAGCGAAACAAAATTGAGTGGTATTGAAGATGAATTGGGTAACGATTTAGAGGAAATGATCATTAATAATGAGAAACAAGATTTGTATGTCCAGCACTTTAGAGAACTCACCGATAGTTGCAAGAAATTACTTCAACTATTCTTTAAAGGAATAAAAATGAAAGAAATCGCTGATCAGCTAGGATTCTCCAGTGAAGGTTATGCACGGAAAAGAAAGCATAACTGTCAGGAGAAATTAATTGAAAATATTAAGCAAGATCCTATTTTTAAAGAGTTGACCAATGAGTGATAAAAAGAAGCTGATTGATGAGTATTTTGATGCGTCCACTTCAGTATCAAGAAAAGATGAAATTGAAAAAGAGTTAAGCAATTTGACAGAATCAAATCCAGATCGTGTTCTGTTAGAACTTGGAAAAACCATTCAACTGGATGATGAAGTAGAAGATTTTCGAAGGAGAATGAGTATAATTGGTGAGCCTGAGAAAAAGTCTAAATCCTTTTTATTAAAGATTGCCGCTTCCCTATTACTGGTGGTATCTGTTATGGCAATTCTGATCAAGGTGTTACCTGAGAGTAGTTCTAATCAAGCAATTTTCCAAAGACATTATACACCTTATGATGGAGTGGTGATAGCAAGGAGTGACGCTCCGATAATCAACAAAGGAATCCTTGCTTATTTGGAAGGTGATTTTGAGGTTGCACTAGATGAACTTATTCAGGTTGAAGAACCTACAGGTCAATTCCGGCTAGTTATATCAAACTGTCATCTATCACTTGGTAATTGGGATCAAGCTCTAGCCATACTTAATCAGATTAATGATGCAGAAAGCCAAATGATACAGGATAATCGAGATTGGTATCTTGCAATTACTTACTTGCGTACAGATCAGATTGAGAAATCATATAATCTCCTGAAATCTCTGAAAGAAAGAAATACTGACTTTATGGAAAAGGTTGAGGATCTTTTACGTGAATCTCTGTTTAAGGAAATAGAGGAAAGTGAGAAGAACTATTAGGCTAAATAGAAGAATTATAAACGTTAGATTATTTTTCCTAACTAATGGGTAGTCATCACCAACAAGAACAAATGCACCCCAGAAAAAAGGATGTGACTTATTTGGACTTGCATTTTCTAAGAAGTGTAGCTTTGATAGCCTCAACGCCTCACTTTTGCCTTTACCATCCGCTAGTAATTCATAATAATGGCTCATTAGTTCGCTCGTGGATTCATCATCTACTTGCCAGTAACTCATGATTACATTTTGCACACCTGCATAGCTAAATCCTTTCGCTAAGCTTATTACTCCTTCGCCATTAACTAGTTTACCGGTTCCCGTTTTACATGCACTTAGTATTGCCAGATCTGCTTCAAGATCCATATTGAATAATTCAAACGTATGAAGGAGGTTATCTTCAGTACTATCGATACTATTAGTAAAAACAAACTTTGATTTCATAGGATCATCATCATCCACAAAAGCATGCATGGCCAGGTGAAGAACATCGAACGCTTTTGCCTTCTTTTTGAAGTTTTGCTCAGTTGCAGATTCTCCTTGATTTTCATCAGTGGAAAAGAAATTACTTATTGTAGCAATCTCATCGTCATTCCACTTTAATGGCACATAATCATCTCTAAATCGAGTCAATTGTTCCAACCGATAGGGATCGGTCAGATTGTCATATGAAGGAGCAAAAGCCAGGACCTTAGGTGCATTTGATCTTACATGATCGGTGTTTTGAAAATCAGCTATGTAGTTGATCCTTATAGAATATCTCTTAATTAAATATTCTGCTTCTTTAAAGTTCTTTGGTGGATCTTTTTTTGTTGACTTGACCAGTAGGTCAAAGGGTATCAAATGAGTTGCTCCGCTAGGAATAATAACAAGCTTATCAATGGACTCCTTTTCGAGTGTATTCTCAAAAGGCATTATCAATTTATCGTACAATAAAGATGAATTTATCAGCAGATCATCTGTTATCATTTCAGCATTTTCAAAACCGGAATTGAAATCTTTTATAAGACCTACCAGTGGTTGTGATTCCCCAATTACCTGGATTAGAGAATGCTTGTTCGTAAGTAAAAATCCGTAAGTAGTGTTGTCTCCAACAAAATATTCCAGGACAGCTGTTTTACTCTCAAGTTTAGATTGGATCTTATCAATACTTGGGATAGAAGTACGATATCTTGATTTGAAATGGTCTTGGTGATTGTTTTTGATAACCTCCAACAAGCTATCCTTCTTTTGGTTTAGCACAAAGAGTCTACTTTGATAAAAATCAATCTTCAATGAATCTGATTCATTTAGTAGCATCGAATGGTAGTGATTGATATTTAGTTTCAGGTCTTGTTCCAGATCAATTATTTCAGGGGCAAGGATTTCTTTTAACAAAGTTCTCTCACTTAAAACTTCACTGAGCGTGACCGATTTGTCTACCTCAGAGTAATAAAAACAGTTCTTAAGGTACTCTTCGTTTTTTGTATGTAAATACGCAAGGTGGTTTAATTCTATAGCACCTTCGTAAATTCGATGTGTATAAGAGCTTAAGTCTATTTTGTCTTGAATTCTAGTGAAATCGATCCGTTGATTAATTATTGTTTTATTCAACAATTCGTAAGCTGCCAAGGCTGCTTCCAAAATTATTTTTTCAGGATTTCTTTGATACATACTACTCAATACCTCTGCTTTAATATCTAACGCATCGAATAAATCCTCTTGATCAATTACTCCTTCAAGTGGTGG is from Marinobacter alexandrii and encodes:
- a CDS encoding metalloregulator ArsR/SmtB family transcription factor, coding for MKKLHNPLINQIFKAIADPTRREIFHALVVASVAMPITQISEQFDISRQGVTKHIKTLEEAGLITINTKGRERFCLADPKPLKMIYDWVGFYDKFWDDALGRLGNHLDKV
- a CDS encoding FtsX-like permease family protein is translated as MKRPDDLPKSPLSFLRWFCKKELIDEIEGDLIEAYRERLNTHPKLAKLKLWKEVIQSFNLRNIGIMRKYQNHSLFGKFSMLKQYARVLFRTAKKYKVYTSISVASLTLGITCAGLIHLYIQKETNYNRNYSQVDNIYRINHKSEYSGRSYGFAPLAMTPYLVDNSESIKAGTRIFKYRRALPVTVETTRRSFNEAQFGWADPNFFELFDLPIVKGNNEHILDRPNTVVLSANTATKYFGEQDPIGQILEFGSAEITKLEVVGVFEDFPTNTSFRLDLISNLETCSQAMWSSDLLNSWDNMFVSAYVLIKAGFEKEASEMVQQTTATYYNTESRNPWTSSIQPLTDMHLGEAMDIGEWSAHSDTETLLLMGAIGVIILCLGSFNFTNMITAQAGQRIKEVGVRKVLGSHRRNIAQQTFFETMTFVFISGVFSVILIYLLLPRLGRITSHDYRINELLAPEFYIPFLILLIIVTIISGAYPALYISRIKSIQLMKQTASEGGGKMRNVLVTAQFAITTALIICTCIVHLQLQYLKNKKLGFDHSVIVNMPIHNDEAVIPKINTFRNELASFSGIRNVTAASHEMLTDYTYITEFAVEGIEDPLLWERYTVEQDYISTFDLEIVAGREFDRNIQSDSSSFILNESAVQALGFMADEAIGKTITDVSLDKSGKIVGVVRDFHFRSLHHDILPFVMYVNWDRLDYISVRLASQNFQESINHLESTWSRVFGESVPFFFNYLDQQATAMYEKEDNEMQLFSIFSMISIVLGGLGLFGFVLFTTERKSKEIGLRKVLGASTWQVIALINKSFAKILCFAFVMATPITFFLMSRWLKDFAYRINQPVWVYLVTAIAILFIAGITVSRTTWKAAAANPVDAIKSE
- a CDS encoding tetratricopeptide repeat protein, with protein sequence MSDKKKLIDEYFDASTSVSRKDEIEKELSNLTESNPDRVLLELGKTIQLDDEVEDFRRRMSIIGEPEKKSKSFLLKIAASLLLVVSVMAILIKVLPESSSNQAIFQRHYTPYDGVVIARSDAPIINKGILAYLEGDFEVALDELIQVEEPTGQFRLVISNCHLSLGNWDQALAILNQINDAESQMIQDNRDWYLAITYLRTDQIEKSYNLLKSLKERNTDFMEKVEDLLRESLFKEIEESEKNY
- a CDS encoding glucose 1-dehydrogenase, with translation MGKLDGKVALITGANSGIGLATAKQFINEGAKVVITGRRQEALDEAVKEIGGGVKAILADAADISKTKEVVEQTVAAFGKIDILFVNAGVAYFSPHIEITEEFFDSQFNTNVKGPFFLIKEAIPHLNDGGVIIGNTSIVGQKGFDGTSVYSATKAAFRSLSRVLASELKERKIRTVSVAPGPIETPIYGKLGMPQEAVEEMGAGFASQVPLGRFGSADELAKAVLFLASDDASYINGVELEVDGGLSQV
- a CDS encoding SRPBCC domain-containing protein is translated as MKDSIQKEKVFGHSIDKVWKAISVGEEISKWFISADFKPEVGYEYTFTASEEHGCTVVKGKILEASPYILKYSWKVEGAPVETTVQWTLEKQSNGTKLTLEHYGISKFEGETAVEMFNHFSAGWDACMEGLTKYFNEEIAQPAH
- a CDS encoding sigma-70 family RNA polymerase sigma factor, coding for MKDDKFLKNLHHKLLPLLTSHVYRNGGNIEEAKDLLQDSLIVLFRSSKASDFQLTSSIETYVFGIAKRKWLAELRKKRNSETKLSGIEDELGNDLEEMIINNEKQDLYVQHFRELTDSCKKLLQLFFKGIKMKEIADQLGFSSEGYARKRKHNCQEKLIENIKQDPIFKELTNE
- a CDS encoding TetR/AcrR family transcriptional regulator, with amino-acid sequence MPKSVLFDKANVMSKVTDLFWRKGYNGTSMQDLVDVTGLNRSSFYNSFGDKFSLFEESLKYYQEIQMKNLNETFSEAKSPKEAIISLFEGIQEEVTSGKENKGCFLSNCTSELSIENQTIRNFLIDNKDQVVNSFKTLIEQAQEEGEINFSKNADTLALYLFSSLHGLRITSMIDPDIQGVTEEILNSL
- a CDS encoding CHAT domain-containing tetratricopeptide repeat protein, which produces MRFFVILLICALNSYVFAQSKKTTLIDSLMKDGQQLLDNSLHEESIKVYSRVKALSIEIDSMEVFFTAENRIIQNLWRLNKLEEAQELASKNLEKELAHFGPTHKIVGETYLQKGIICMFQGENQQAVDHFKETERISKPLGKEGLSGLSAVYVNMGYIYIQTGNFEELLKTYKKAYEIDKELYGNDHLFVAEDLNNLASIYIDRGMNDRAIEYLENAVNILVRLKNTGSLYADVLGNLGKAFINTNQFRKGHELFNKSIQIYTNLFGEENLSIASFYHTISYGFKENENFDSSLYYLKKCLVFEEDLKKSNPYNQVFIYRDLSRCYSETGDSAKALAYNDKAFQLVDNTSKSSDLYGILFDNRSKIYSRFKAYDQAVDHLKSAIDNYTQNSKSYLFATWRNLALVYRDSGDLDDALIALQESMKFNHLHWNYENVYDNPPLEGVIDQEDLFDALDIKAEVLSSMYQRNPEKIILEAALAAYELLNKTIINQRIDFTRIQDKIDLSSYTHRIYEGAIELNHLAYLHTKNEEYLKNCFYYSEVDKSVTLSEVLSERTLLKEILAPEIIDLEQDLKLNINHYHSMLLNESDSLKIDFYQSRLFVLNQKKDSLLEVIKNNHQDHFKSRYRTSIPSIDKIQSKLESKTAVLEYFVGDNTTYGFLLTNKHSLIQVIGESQPLVGLIKDFNSGFENAEMITDDLLINSSLLYDKLIMPFENTLEKESIDKLVIIPSGATHLIPFDLLVKSTKKDPPKNFKEAEYLIKRYSIRINYIADFQNTDHVRSNAPKVLAFAPSYDNLTDPYRLEQLTRFRDDYVPLKWNDDEIATISNFFSTDENQGESATEQNFKKKAKAFDVLHLAMHAFVDDDDPMKSKFVFTNSIDSTEDNLLHTFELFNMDLEADLAILSACKTGTGKLVNGEGVISLAKGFSYAGVQNVIMSYWQVDDESTSELMSHYYELLADGKGKSEALRLSKLHFLENASPNKSHPFFWGAFVLVGDDYPLVRKNNLTFIILLFSLIVLLTFLYFLKQRFT